GCAGCCCGGAAGATTTTGCATTCTTTGTGAATGAATGCCACAAAAACGACATCGGCGTTATTCTCGACTGGGTACCGGCGCACTTCACCAAGGATGATCACGGTTTGCGTCAGTTCGACGGCACGGCCTTGTATGAGCATGAGGATCCGCGTCAGGGGGAGCACAAAGACTGGGGGACCAAGATTTTCAACTTCGGCCGCAGTGAGGTCAAAAATTTCCTGATTTCCAACGCGGTCTTCTGGATTGACAAGTATCACATCGACGGATTGCGCGTGGACGCGGTGGCTTCCATGCTGTATCTGGATTATTCCCGTGAGGAAGGACAGTGGGTACCCAACAAATACGGCGGTCGTGAAAACCTGGAAGCTATTGATTTCCTGAAGCGCTTCAATGAAGTCGTTCATCAGGAATTTCCCGGTGTGATTACGCTGGCCGAGGAATCGACATCCTGGCCGCTGGTCTCTAAACCCACCTATGTGGGCGGTTTGGGCTTCGACTACAAATGGAACATGGGCTGGATGAACGACACGCTGAAGTATTTCGAGACAGATCCGATCTACAGGCGCTATCATCACAATCAGCTCACGTTCTCCTTCATCTATGCCTTCACGGAGAACTTCGTGCTGCCGTTCAGCCATGATGAGGTCGTTCACATGAAGCGCTCCATGCTGGATAAAATGCCCGGCGATGTCTGGCAGAAGTTTGCCAATCTCCGCGCGCTCTACACCTATATGATGGGACACCCCGGCAAAAAGCTCCTGTTTATGGGCGGTGAATTCGGGCAGTGGAGCGAGTGGAATGAAGCCAAAGAGCTGAACTGGTCGCTTACGGGCATGGATAAACACAGCGGTCTTCTGAAGATGACGGCCGACCTGAACAAGCTCTATCAGACCGAACGCGCGCTACACGAGGTGGACTTTGACTGGGCCGGTTTTGAGTGGATTGATTTTTCCGATGTGGATAACAGCATTCTGGCCTTTATCCGGCAGGCAAAGGACAAGGAAGAATTCATTGTCTGTGTGTACAACTTCACGCCTGTTTTCCATCGCAGCTATGTATTCGGGGTGCCGGAAGCCGGCGTTTATAAAACCATCTTCAACTCGGATTCCGAGTACTATGGTGGCAGCAATAAAGGTCTCGATACGGTACAGTCTGTGCCCGGAGAATGGCATGGCAAGCCCCATCATATCCAAATTGAAGTACCGCCGCTATCCGGTGTTATGATGAAACTCGTGAAATAAGGAACCCGCTTTAACAGCCTTGCTGTGCCTGTAGCGCGCAGCAAGGTTTTTTTATGCTCAGATTCACCCCGCAGTATGCAGGTCCGTTGTGGCCTACATTAGTATAGCTGCGGGTGATGTGTCCGGGGCATGATGGGGCGCTCTTCCTTAAAAAATATTCCGGAAGGAGTCCCGAGAGCGGGCGGTTCCGTGAGGGGATTTAATTTTATTTTAACCTACTTTCAAAAAAAGAACAAAAAAACCATACGCTATGAAATTTAATCGTGCAAGCGGTGTGCTGGTTCACCCTACATCCTTTCCGTCCAACTACGGGATGGGTGATCTGGGACATGCCGCGAAATTATTTCTCGACTTCCTGATTGAAACCAGACAGTCGATCTGGCAGATTTTGCCACTCGGGCCAACAGGCTACGGCAACTCGCCCTATGCAAGCTATTCGGCTTTTGCCGGAAATCCGTATCTGATCAGCCCTGATGTGCTGGTAAGCAAAGGCTTGCTGACGCAGGCTGAAGCGCATGAAGCATTCCTGCCGCAAACCACGCAGGCCGACTACGACAGTGCAATGCAGCGCAAGAATGAGCTTTTTCAAAAAGCACATGCACGTTTTGAGGAAGCCAACGGAAAAGACGGCGGCAAGGAAATGCGCGCATTTGCGCGAAAAAACAGCTACTGGCTGAAAGATTACTGCCTGTTTATGGCCTGCCTTGAGCACCACGAATTCCGTCCCTGGAATACCTGGGAGGAAGGGATTGCCCTTCGTAAGCCATCTGCGCTAAAGTCATGGGAAAAGAAACTGTCTGACCGGATCCGCTACTACCGCTGGGTGCAGTTCGAGTTTTACAATCAGTGGCTTGCCGTTCGTGAATACGCCAACGCAAACCGGATTCAGGTAATCGGGGATATCCCCATTTTTGTGGATCACAACAGTGCCGATGTTTGGGCACACCCCGAATTTTTTGAGGTGGATGAGCGGGGCAACCGCAAGCTTGTTGCAGGCGTGCCGCCGGATTATTTTAGCGAAACCGGTCAGCTATGGGGCAACCCCTTATATAAGTGGAAGGCGCTTAAAAACGATGGTTACACCTGGTGGATTAAGCGATTTGAGCAAATGATGGTGCTTACCGACGCCATTCGCGTAGATCATTTCCGTGGATTCGACGCCTACTGGGAAGTGCAGGCCGACGCGCCCAACGCAATGAAAGGACGCTGGGTGAAAGGTCCCGGTAAAGATCTTTTTGATACCATTTACAAGCATTTCGGCGAGCTCCCGATTATTGCCGAGGATCTTGGGATGATAACCAAAGAGGTCGTAGAGCTGCGCGACTACTATAATTTACCGGGCATGAAAATCCTGCAGTTTGCCTGGAATGATAATTCCGGCAACGGTTTCCTGCCGCACAACTATGATACAAGCAACTGCGTGGTGTACACCGGCACGCACGATAACGATACGAGCCGCGGCTGGTACATGCAGGCTTCCTCCCTTGAACAGCACCGTTTGCGGGAGTACACCCGTTCAGCCTGTGATCAGCCGGAAAAAGAGCTTATTCGCCTGGCCATGCTGTCGAATGCAGATATGGCTATCTTTCCGCTTCAGGATCTTATGGGTCTGGGAACCGAGCACCGCATGAACTTCCCCGGCACGGCTACCGGAAACTGGGGCTGGCGTTTCACCGCTGAAATGCTGCATGCTATCGACAAAGGGTTTCTTCTGCACCTGGTAAATATTGCCAATCGGGATCCGCAGCTTGGTCTCACCGACGCCAACCTGATTGAGCTGGAACCGGAAGAGGCAAATTGACCTTTAACGCATAAGTCAAATTCCTTATATTGAAAGCTTAACCAAAATCTGCCATGCCGCTGACGGGTGGCAGATTCTTTTTTTGTGCCGGGCTGCAAACAGCTACTGTTTGGTTTTCAGCCTGCAAGCACAGTTCCGATCTAATCAAAACAAGCCTTTTTGATTTTGTTTGCCGGCAAACCTTTGGTTTTCAAATGCACTACAAGCCCTGACTCCTGTGTGATGGTAAGGTTTAAACAACCCTTAACAAGAACCGGCGGAAAACCGGTGCTTCACAACTCATTCACAGGAAAGCGATCCTGAATCGTTCAACAAACCGTGCAGGTTTAGCTAAAGTGTCGCTGCAAATTTAATCACCCTGTAATCAAGTAACATTATTTCAGCCCTATGAAAATACTCTACGCTGCCGCAGAAATTTCACCTTTTGCACGCCTTACCAATAATGCCGATATGCTTCGGTTTCTGCCGGCTTCCCTGCAGGATAAAGGCTTTGAAATACGCATTTTACTGCCCAAATACGGCTCTATACACGACCGTCGTAACCGTCTGCACGAAGTGATCAGACTTGCAGGTATCGAAGTTGAAGTTGATGGCAATGTGGAGAGCATGCGCATTAAAGTGGCAAGCATACCCAATGCAAAACTTCAGGTGTACTTCCTGGATAACGACACTTTCTTTAAGCGTAAAGGCATGTTTAAGGATCCGAAAACGGATCAGTATTATCCGGACAACCTGCAGCGGCTCATTTTCTACAATAAGGGCGTTTTGGAAACCGTTAAAAAACTTGGCTGGCAGCCGGATATCATACATTGCCATGACTGGGCCGCCGGATTTATACCTGTTTACATGAAAACCGTTTATGCGGATCAGCCCATTTTTAAGGATACAAAAGTGATTTACAATCTTCACAGCCCCGTAAATGAAGGTCTCTTTGATATGGAATCGCTGCCGGTAATGGGACTTCCCGAAACGGTTGATCAGTCCAAAATAGGTGCTGACGGCAAAATAGACTTTCTCAGGGCCGGGCTAAGCTACTCAGATCACGTTGTGACCGGCAATGACATTCGCTCGGAATTCGACGAGCTTTTTACGCAACTTGGCATTGAAAGCACCAAGATTCAGGGTGCCCCACAGGACGTATCATCCAAATTCGCTGACTTTTATCGTACCATCAAACCGGAGAACTAAACCCTGTATGCAAAAAGGGACCGAACCAACGCAACCCCGCTACGTTCATTTTTACCAGCTGAAAACACTTGGGCTGTTCATTGCCGCGATGGTCTTGCTTGGAGGTTTATATGCCTGCAGCAACGACAACAACATCGCAGGCGCTTCATTTGTTGAGGGAGGACAGAATATCTCTGTTGATACGCTCGATGTTGAAGACTTTGAGATTGTAGATTTGCTCACTTACACCGGAAATCTGAGCGTTTTTTCAGCCGGCCGTTTCAATGATCCGATACTCGGAACCATTCAAAGCACGGCTTTCCTGGCGCCCGGCATTAATTCTGTTAACGTTTCAGATTCTGTTCATGCCGGTGCTGAAGTGTACCTTGTGCTGCACCCTTTCACTTTTATGGGTGATACAACCGGTACAGCTACCTTCAACCTGCATTTTATTGAACAGCGCTGGCGTCCGGTTTCGGTTCGTAAAGACACCGAAATTGCTTTCAATCCGGCGCCTTTTGGTCAGGTGAGCTTTACGGCAGAAACCGATTCGGTACTTTTCAAAATGCCGCAAGCCTGGGCTGATGAATACCGAGAATTCTTCAATGAAGAAAACAATCCCCTGGAAAATGTGCGCGAAAATCTGTTCGGTTTTGCGGTTGTCCCAACAGCGGAAACCAATGCTATTGTTAGTTTCAGCACAGAGTCTATCGTAAGTGATACGCTGGGTAACCGTAATTATACCGGAACCCGTTTGCTGGTCGTCAATCCTGAATCTGACGACGACGAGAATGGAAACGGCGGAGATAGCGGAGATTTCTTCCCGGCCGATGACGGCGACGACAACGGAAACGGAGACAATGGCAACGGGGACAATGGAAATGGCGATAACGGGGATAACGGCGGTTTTATCGATCCTTTTCCCAATCGTCAATCATTCTCAGCGCCGTTCAGGGGGAATGGTTTTAACACCATCCGCACAGATATCCCGGATCCGGATCCCGGCATTATCCCGGTCTTCAACACTTTTGAACAGGTATTGCGGCTCGATCTGAACCTGGACAGCCGTGATTTTTCATCACAGGCCGTCAGTCGGGCAGAATTGTTGCTTTTTGAAGACCTTGACGCAAGTACCGTACTCCCGGACGGGCAGGTACGCAGAGGCAGTGGCCGCCTTCAGTTTTATGTGCTGAATGAGACCGAGCGTAATTTTGAAGTCATCAAACTCCCGCTGTTCGAACCCCCTGTACGCGAATCCGATCTGTCATACCGGGTGAATGTTACCGAATTCATACAAACCTATCAGTTAGGGCGCCGGACCGAGACGGAATTTTTTATCACCTCAGGACCTAATAACGGTCAGTTCACACCAACTTTCCTGGCAGCGCCGGGTTCAGGTGAACGTTCACCCAAACTCATCATCACACGCATTAATCCGGAGAAATAAGTGAAGCTAACCGTAAAACTCTCGATGATACTCGTTCTGATGGTGCTGCACACAACTACAGCACATGCACAGGAAAATCTGGTACGCAGTGCTTCGGTTTATTCCGTGCTGGGCCTTGGTATGCCGCAGGATTATCTTTCCATTCATGGAACCGGCATGTCACTTATTGGTGTCGCAACGCCAGACCGCACCAAGGGGACACTGGCAAATCCGGCCATGTGGGGATCAACCTATCTCACACACATGACGGTTTCAGGGAATGTAACTACATTTGCAGCCAGTGACGGGGTGACCGACGCAAGCAGTACGCTGGTAGGCTTCGACCGTTTTCAGGCACAGATACCGCTCATTCGCGAACGACTGGGCTTATCCGCAGGTCTGTATCGCTCAACCGATGTGCGTTACACGCTGATTGAAGATTCCAATATTGTGCTTCCCACCGCTGACTCCCTGTCGGTTGTAGATTACACTTCTGCCGTTTCAGGTACTGGGGGGATTAACCGTTTGGAAGTAGGACTGGGATTAAGGCTCAACAACCATATCTTTATTGGCTATGCCCCTTCGATGAAATTCGGGATAATCGACGAAGACAACCAAATTCTGTTCAACAGCAGCCTGTACAGTCCGGTAAGGTACAACCAAAGAACCCGATACCGGGGGATCGCCCATCGCTTCGGAACCATGATAACCCTACCGCGGGTATTTTCTTCAAGGGATCAGCTTGTGTTTGGTGCGACCGCAACCCTTTCATCTGATTTGAGTGCACATCGTAAAATTAACACCCGAATCTTAACAGGTCAGATACTTAATGATCTCGAACTTGTACCAGAAGATGAATTTGGTAAACAAAATGTTACCTATCCGTTTGAGACAACCCTCGGTTTATCTTATTTTCCTACGCAATACACGCTGTTTTCCGCTGAAGTACATTTTCAGCAGTGGAGTCAGCTGAATTCTTTTGAATCTGAGGAACAGCTTTCATTTATGAAAGACCGGGTTCGCCTGGGGTTCGGCTTTGAATACGACGCTTTCAGTCGGGGTAACGAAGGGTTATTCAATAGTCTGATTTATCGTGCAGGCTTTTCGTATGATAACGGCCACCTCTCAATAGAAGGCACTGACATTGATACAATGTTGTTTTCTGTTGGTTTAGGTATTCCGTCCCCTTCCATGGGATCGTCTCTTGATCTGAGTTTCGACTTTGGTCTGAGAGGTACTGAAGATGACGGTCTTGTACGGGAAAGAATATTTGGATTGCGGGCTTCGTTAAGCTTCTCAGAACTCATGTTCCTGCAGCGTAGAGTTAATTAAACAGAAATACCTATCAGATTTATACCTGAAATCTTATGAAAAAGCTAATCTTGCTACTGATAGCCGGACTTTTCGTGAGCGAATCGGCATTTGCTCAGGAAGAACCTCCTACACCGCTGAATCTTCCCCCAATTGCCGTTCAGTCTCTTTTTGTGGAAAGTGTACGGAATCAGCAGTTTGAAGAAGCCCTCAATTTTGGTCGCTGGCTGGTTGACTGGCGTCCGCGTGAAATGGAAAACAATCCGAATTTCAGAGGCGACCGTAACTTCCGCAGAATGATTCAGATTTACGAAGCCATCGGCGCTCAGCAGTCTGATCCGAGCCTCAGGGAAGCCTATATTGATTCTGTACTCATTATGTATGAGCGTACCTTCATTACGTTTGATGAATCGGAGATTGATAAATTCGAATGGAAAATGAACAGAGCGCGATTCATGCAATCTAATATGCGTGCAATCGATAATGGTAGGGTGCTGACCATGGAAGAGTACAATGAACTCTTCGAAAAAGACATGGAACGCTTTATTCAGACCGGAGATGGCTACTTCATCAACTATTTGGTCAGTGAGCTTGTAAATAATGGGTTTCGCGACCGCGCTATACAAACCATGAATGTAGCTGAACCGCTGTCACCGGAGTCTGTAAGAGCGCACTTCAATCAGGTAAGAGCTGACTTATTTAGCTCTCCCGATGAGCGCATTGAATTCCTTCTTACCCAAATGGATGGTATGGATGAAGATGAGCAGCTCGAAACCAAGCAGGAATTATTTGATCTCTACGGTGCTACCGGAAACAGAGAAAAGCAGCGGGAGATGGCCATAACTTTATATGAAGTCGATCCGTCTTACGCCAATA
This genomic stretch from Cyclonatronum proteinivorum harbors:
- the glgB gene encoding 1,4-alpha-glucan branching protein GlgB → MESKFTNTDEANALIYGNHGNPFSFLGFHEAVQGKKKGLLVRVFKPGTESVVLIERAKNKRHSMDKIADDGLYELFFPRCKNRFAYQLELSWPGGNTEVVEDAYRFGSLISDFDLQLWGEGNHSRAYEVLGAHVKEVDGVQGVHFVVCAPSASRVSVVGPFNNWDGRLYPMRKLFDQGLWELFVPAMESGAVYKYEIKAQGNPLPFLKADPYGFASEKRPKTASIVSDISGFSWDDDEWVKARDQRFEKPMSIYEVHLGSWKRHLSTNEFYTYRELAESLIPYVKDLGYTHIELLPISEHPYDPSWGYQVTGYYAPTSRFGSPEDFAFFVNECHKNDIGVILDWVPAHFTKDDHGLRQFDGTALYEHEDPRQGEHKDWGTKIFNFGRSEVKNFLISNAVFWIDKYHIDGLRVDAVASMLYLDYSREEGQWVPNKYGGRENLEAIDFLKRFNEVVHQEFPGVITLAEESTSWPLVSKPTYVGGLGFDYKWNMGWMNDTLKYFETDPIYRRYHHNQLTFSFIYAFTENFVLPFSHDEVVHMKRSMLDKMPGDVWQKFANLRALYTYMMGHPGKKLLFMGGEFGQWSEWNEAKELNWSLTGMDKHSGLLKMTADLNKLYQTERALHEVDFDWAGFEWIDFSDVDNSILAFIRQAKDKEEFIVCVYNFTPVFHRSYVFGVPEAGVYKTIFNSDSEYYGGSNKGLDTVQSVPGEWHGKPHHIQIEVPPLSGVMMKLVK
- a CDS encoding tetratricopeptide repeat protein, whose translation is MKKLILLLIAGLFVSESAFAQEEPPTPLNLPPIAVQSLFVESVRNQQFEEALNFGRWLVDWRPREMENNPNFRGDRNFRRMIQIYEAIGAQQSDPSLREAYIDSVLIMYERTFITFDESEIDKFEWKMNRARFMQSNMRAIDNGRVLTMEEYNELFEKDMERFIQTGDGYFINYLVSELVNNGFRDRAIQTMNVAEPLSPESVRAHFNQVRADLFSSPDERIEFLLTQMDGMDEDEQLETKQELFDLYGATGNREKQREMAITLYEVDPSYANIMRLAEYAESQANYRDAIRYLGEAFQATDDPETRAMINLKLSENHFALRDLQTARTYAQRAMRLRPNWGAPLMRMADIYAQAVTDCASGGLERTDKAVYWLVIDYLERARRVDSSVANTVQRSIASFQAVTPNAEEKFYMNWENGDTIQVGANLNACYDWISESTTVR
- a CDS encoding glycogen/starch synthase translates to MKILYAAAEISPFARLTNNADMLRFLPASLQDKGFEIRILLPKYGSIHDRRNRLHEVIRLAGIEVEVDGNVESMRIKVASIPNAKLQVYFLDNDTFFKRKGMFKDPKTDQYYPDNLQRLIFYNKGVLETVKKLGWQPDIIHCHDWAAGFIPVYMKTVYADQPIFKDTKVIYNLHSPVNEGLFDMESLPVMGLPETVDQSKIGADGKIDFLRAGLSYSDHVVTGNDIRSEFDELFTQLGIESTKIQGAPQDVSSKFADFYRTIKPEN